The following are encoded together in the Tripterygium wilfordii isolate XIE 37 chromosome 18, ASM1340144v1, whole genome shotgun sequence genome:
- the LOC119984877 gene encoding COP9 signalosome complex subunit 7-like isoform X1: protein MDIEQKQAELIDLFVKKASANKGSALAPVIVEATSHPSLFAFSEILAVPTVSELEGTENSVLLDVLRLFAHGTWSDYKNNINCLPPLVPDQVLKMKQLTVLTLAETNKVLPYDQLMQELDVRNVRELEDFLINECMYAGVVRGKLDQFRRCFEVQFAAGRDLRPGQLGNMIETLSNWLTTSDNLLVSIKEKIKWADNMSELDKKHRKDVEDKVEDVKKSLAIKADMDFRGHEEIFSESGGVMDYEEDRSRPKRRRHPFS, encoded by the exons ATGGACATCGAGCAAAAGCAAGCGGAGTTAATCGACCTCTTTGTGAAGAAAGCATCGGCTAACAAGGGCTCCGCTCTCGCGCCTGTGATTGTGGAAGCCACCTCGCACCCTTCCCTCTTCGCCTTCTCGGAGATTCTCGCCGTGCCTACAGTTTCCGAG CTTGAAGGAACTGAAAATTCTGTATTACTAGATGTGCTGCGTTTGTTTGCACATGGCACATGGAGTGATTACAAGA ATAATATTAACTGTCTTCCACCATTAGTTCCTGATCAAGTTCTCAAGATGAAGCAACTTACTGTGCTAACACTGGCAGAAACAAACAAG GTACTGCCTTATGATCAACTAATGCAGGAGCTTGATGTTAGAAATGTGCGTGAACTTGAAGATTTTCTTATCAATGAGTGCATGTATGCG GGGGTGGTTAGAGGAAAGCTGGATCAGTTTCGAAGGTGCTTTGAG GTCCAATTTGCTGCTGGGAGGGATTTGAGGCCTGGACAACTTGGAAATATGATAGAAACACTATCGAATTG GTTGACTACATCTGATAATCTACTTGTCTCAATTAAAGAGAAGATAAAATGGGCTGATAATATGAGTGAGTTAGACAAGAAGCACCGGAAGGATGTAGAGGACAAGGTGGAAGATGTGAAGAAGTCCCTTGCCATCAAG GCCGACATGGACTTCCGAGGGCATGAAGAGATCTTCTCAGAATCTGGTGGGGTGATGGACTATGAGGAAGACCGGAGCCGACCTAAGAG GAGGCGACATCCATTTTCGTAA
- the LOC119984877 gene encoding COP9 signalosome complex subunit 7-like isoform X2 yields MDIEQKQAELIDLFVKKASANKGSALAPVIVEATSHPSLFAFSEILAVPTVSELEGTENSVLLDVLRLFAHGTWSDYKNNINCLPPLVPDQVLKMKQLTVLTLAETNKVLPYDQLMQELDVRNVRELEDFLINECMYAGVVRGKLDQFRRCFEVQFAAGRDLRPGQLGNMIETLSNWLTTSDNLLVSIKEKIKWADNMSELDKKHRKDVEDKVEDVKKSLAIKKLQTVSRPTWTSEGMKRSSQNLVG; encoded by the exons ATGGACATCGAGCAAAAGCAAGCGGAGTTAATCGACCTCTTTGTGAAGAAAGCATCGGCTAACAAGGGCTCCGCTCTCGCGCCTGTGATTGTGGAAGCCACCTCGCACCCTTCCCTCTTCGCCTTCTCGGAGATTCTCGCCGTGCCTACAGTTTCCGAG CTTGAAGGAACTGAAAATTCTGTATTACTAGATGTGCTGCGTTTGTTTGCACATGGCACATGGAGTGATTACAAGA ATAATATTAACTGTCTTCCACCATTAGTTCCTGATCAAGTTCTCAAGATGAAGCAACTTACTGTGCTAACACTGGCAGAAACAAACAAG GTACTGCCTTATGATCAACTAATGCAGGAGCTTGATGTTAGAAATGTGCGTGAACTTGAAGATTTTCTTATCAATGAGTGCATGTATGCG GGGGTGGTTAGAGGAAAGCTGGATCAGTTTCGAAGGTGCTTTGAG GTCCAATTTGCTGCTGGGAGGGATTTGAGGCCTGGACAACTTGGAAATATGATAGAAACACTATCGAATTG GTTGACTACATCTGATAATCTACTTGTCTCAATTAAAGAGAAGATAAAATGGGCTGATAATATGAGTGAGTTAGACAAGAAGCACCGGAAGGATGTAGAGGACAAGGTGGAAGATGTGAAGAAGTCCCTTGCCATCAAG AAGTTACAAACTGTAAGCAGGCCGACATGGACTTCCGAGGGCATGAAGAGATCTTCTCAGAATCTGGTGGGGTGA